The Triticum aestivum cultivar Chinese Spring chromosome 7B, IWGSC CS RefSeq v2.1, whole genome shotgun sequence genome window below encodes:
- the LOC123161482 gene encoding DIMBOA UDP-glucosyltransferase BX8: MAPSSTNRGRRRVLLLPLPYQGHINPMLRLAAALHSRGLAVTILHPETRAPDRRKLPADYRLVTIPDGISPELAASEDIASFVFALNKNCAAPFGDYLAGALRKEEEDGRVAFVVADVDWFAPLSVARELGVAALALMTSSAARFLVYLAYPSLSHKGYLPVQESNFNTTVEELPPFVVRDLDCVMDMARHLAYADLLAHIVAGVRQSSGLIINTSEDIEGMEIERIRSEITLPVFAVGPLHMMTSSSSVQSSLLTEDRSCLDWLDTQRPNSVLYVSFGSLVGIDTDEFLEMAWGLADSQRPFLWVVRPGLVHGCEFSALPEELQEKIGSRGRIVSWAPQQEVLKHPSVVAFLAHCGWNSTTESISEGVPMICRPLASDQMGTSRYVCDVWKVGVRVEVENQLKRGDVQAAITRLMEGKKGEEVRERMKDLRHVMRKRTDEGGTSDVALQRLVDFSV, from the exons ATGGCGCCAAGCAGCACCAACCGCGGCCGCCGCCGCGTGCTCCTCCTACCGCTGCCCTACCAAGGCCACATCAACCCCATgctgcgcctcgccgccgcgctgcaCTCCCGCGGCCTCGCGGTCACCATCCTCCACCCGGAGACCCGCGCGCCGGACCGCCGGAAGCTCCCGGCAGACTACCGCCTGGTCACCATCCCAGACGGCATATCTCCGGAGCTCGCCGCGTCCGAGGACATCGCGTCGTTCGTCTTCGCGCTGAACAAGAACTGCGCGGCGCCGTTCGGGGACTACCTGGCCGGCGCCCTtagaaaggaggaggaggacggccgcgtcGCCTTCGTGGTCGCCGACGTGGACTGGTTCGCGCCGCTCTCCGTGGCCAGGGAGCTGGGCGTGGCCGCTCTGGCCCTCATGACCAGCAGCGCCGCCAGGTTCCTGGTGTACCTGGCGTACCCAAGCCTATCCCACAAGGGCTATTTGCCCGTCCAAG AGTCGAATTTCAACACCACAGTTGAGGAGCTTCCCCCCTTCGTTGTACGAGACTTGGATTGCGTGATGGACATGGCTCGACACCTCGCGTACGCTGATCTCCTCGCCCACATTGTCGCCGGCGTGCGGCAATCCTCCGGCCTAATAATCAACACGTCTGAAGACATCGAGGGCATGGAGATCGAGAGAATCCGCAGCGAGATCACCCTCCCGGTGTTCGCCGTCGGCCCTCTGCACATGATGACGTCGTCTTCATCCGTTCAGAGCAGCCTACTGACAGAAGATCGCAGCTGTTTGGACTGGCTGGATACACAACGGCCAAACTCTGTGCTCTACGTGAGCTTTGGGAGCCTGGTGGGCATCGACACAGATGAGTTCTTGGAGATGGCCTGGGGCCTGGCCGACAGCCAGCGCCCGTTCCTGTGGGTGGTCCGGCCGGGGCTGGTGCACGGCTGCGAGTTCAGCGCGCTCCCCGAAGAGCTGCAAGAGAAGATAGGTAGCAGAGGCAGGATAGTCAGTTGGGCTCCGCAGCAGGAGGTGCTGAAGCATCCGTCTGTGGTCGCGTTTCTCGCGCACTGCGGCTGGAACTCGACGACGGAGAGCATATCGGAAGGCGTGCCGATGATATGCAGACCGTTGGCCAGCGATCAGATGGGCACTAGCAGGTATGTGTGTGATGTGTGGAAGGTGGGGGTTAGGGTGGAGGTGGAGAACCAGCTGAAGAGAGGGGACGTCCAGGCGGCCATCACAAGACTGATGGAAGGAAAGAAAGGTGAAGAGGTCAGAGAAAGAATGAAAGATCTGAGGCATGTGATGAGAAAGCGTACTGATGAAGGTGGGACATCTGATGTTGCTTTGCAACGTTTAGTGGATTTCAGTGTTTAA